One stretch of Limisphaerales bacterium DNA includes these proteins:
- a CDS encoding YceI family protein, with product MILALPAVAETYKSKFGSSLKLDGDSSVHKWKVESKLIGGTIDVNGAALGKPGKLKAKATVFIPVRSLKSGKKRMDEVMHAAMNAKQYSKIEFTLSEVTVKAAKGTLSQCDSKGTLKINGKTQPISMPITVSRAGDKLTVKGSITVKMTDYGIKPPSPKLPSGNIVTKDEVKITFSWVTGK from the coding sequence ATGATCCTTGCGCTACCCGCAGTCGCGGAGACATACAAATCCAAATTCGGCAGTAGCCTGAAGCTTGATGGCGATTCCAGCGTGCACAAGTGGAAAGTGGAAAGCAAACTCATTGGCGGCACCATCGATGTTAACGGCGCCGCGCTCGGCAAGCCCGGCAAGCTTAAAGCCAAGGCGACGGTGTTCATCCCCGTGCGCTCGCTCAAGAGCGGCAAAAAACGGATGGACGAAGTGATGCACGCGGCGATGAACGCGAAGCAGTATTCGAAGATTGAGTTCACTCTCAGCGAGGTCACCGTGAAAGCCGCCAAAGGCACGCTCAGCCAATGCGACAGCAAAGGCACGTTGAAAATCAACGGCAAGACTCAGCCCATCAGCATGCCGATCACCGTATCGCGCGCTGGCGACAAACTTACCGTCAAAGGTAGCATCACTGTGAAGATGACCGACTATGGCATCAAGCCCCCCTCGCCTAAATTGCCCAGTGGGAACATTGTCACCAAAGACGAAGTGAAGATTACCTTCTCGTGGGTCACCGGCAAGTGA
- a CDS encoding DUF1501 domain-containing protein codes for MDNPIQLTRRQMLKQAGMGIGSLGLASLLQREGLAANNPLAARRPHFKTKAKAVIWLFINGGPSHVDTWDYKPALARHDGQALEGFDKFTGFFSNAVGGLMKSPFDFQQHGQCGKHVSSIFPNLSQHVDKMAFIHSGHTESNNHSPALFAMNCGLPRMGYPCVGSWMTYGLGSESDSLPAFVAMSDPKGRGLPKGHAANWGAGFLPSVYQGTHFRPTGEPIDNLKRPKEMNATQQRRQLDLLKTLNQKHLADNPFEEELAARIESFELAYRMQSAAPEALAVDKEPAHIRALYGMDDAKCKHFAAQCLTARRMVERGVRFIQIYSGGMENQRSWDGHSDIAGNHTQFAGETDKPIAGLLADLAQRGLLDETLIVWGGEFGRLPVAQKSGKPGRDHNPHAFTYWLAGGGVKGGVSYGETDEVGHKAAVNKCHVNDLHATMLHLMGMNHEKLTYRYNGRDFRLTDVGGEVIRDVIG; via the coding sequence ATGGACAATCCAATCCAACTAACCCGCCGCCAAATGCTCAAGCAAGCTGGGATGGGCATCGGCTCGCTGGGCCTAGCCAGCCTGCTCCAACGAGAAGGGCTCGCCGCCAACAATCCATTGGCCGCCCGTCGCCCGCATTTCAAAACCAAAGCGAAGGCAGTGATTTGGTTGTTCATCAATGGCGGACCAAGCCACGTGGATACGTGGGATTACAAGCCGGCATTGGCGCGGCATGACGGGCAGGCACTGGAGGGGTTTGACAAGTTCACCGGATTTTTCTCCAACGCGGTGGGCGGCCTGATGAAAAGCCCGTTTGATTTCCAACAACACGGCCAGTGCGGCAAGCATGTATCATCGATTTTTCCAAACCTCTCGCAGCACGTGGACAAAATGGCATTCATTCACTCTGGCCACACCGAGAGCAATAACCATTCGCCGGCGCTCTTTGCGATGAACTGCGGGCTGCCGCGCATGGGGTATCCGTGTGTGGGTTCGTGGATGACCTACGGACTCGGCAGCGAAAGCGACAGTTTGCCCGCGTTCGTGGCGATGAGTGACCCAAAAGGACGCGGCTTGCCCAAAGGCCACGCGGCCAACTGGGGCGCGGGCTTTTTGCCAAGCGTTTATCAAGGCACGCACTTCCGCCCTACCGGCGAGCCAATTGACAATCTCAAGCGTCCGAAAGAAATGAACGCTACGCAACAGCGGCGGCAATTGGATTTGTTGAAGACGCTCAATCAAAAGCACCTCGCGGACAATCCCTTTGAAGAAGAACTCGCCGCGCGCATCGAAAGTTTCGAACTGGCTTACCGAATGCAAAGCGCCGCGCCCGAGGCCTTGGCGGTGGACAAAGAACCCGCGCACATTCGCGCGCTGTACGGGATGGACGACGCCAAGTGCAAACACTTCGCCGCGCAATGTTTAACCGCGCGGCGGATGGTCGAGCGCGGCGTGAGGTTCATTCAAATTTATAGCGGCGGCATGGAAAACCAACGCAGTTGGGACGGCCACAGCGATATCGCCGGAAACCACACGCAGTTTGCCGGCGAAACCGACAAGCCGATCGCCGGTTTGCTGGCTGACCTCGCCCAGCGCGGGTTGCTCGACGAAACGCTCATCGTATGGGGCGGCGAATTTGGCCGACTGCCGGTGGCGCAAAAATCCGGCAAGCCCGGTCGCGACCATAATCCGCACGCCTTCACGTACTGGCTCGCCGGCGGCGGCGTGAAAGGCGGCGTGAGCTACGGCGAAACCGACGAAGTCGGCCACAAAGCCGCCGTCAACAAATGCCACGTCAACGACCTCCACGCCACGATGCTGCACCTGATGGGAATGAATCACGAAAAACTAACGTACCGCTACAACGGGCGCGACTTCCGCCTAACCGACGTCGGCGGCGAAGTGATTCGCGATGTGATTGGGTAA
- a CDS encoding Gfo/Idh/MocA family oxidoreductase codes for MPKQGLAIERGFGIIQEQTNAAAACVGKLISAKKKTQSKIRKGKWVSGCLPTCNQREFPHTDRPFMSKHKQDLNRRNFIAAGSSLAAMAAMMQAFEARAQESEGKDSARRTNDSTPPIKMGLIGYGPHGREIARNLAQLPSAPLVAVSDHYGAMLRRSKREHPKAESYANYQDLLADKNVEGVIIATAPHEHKAIVLAALKAGKHVYCEAPLGHTLADARAIAKAAADKPQQNFQAGLQFRSEPQRHFMFPFMRSGALGRAVQARTQWHKKTSWRRVSPNAAREKAINWRLNKQISPGLAGEVGMHQVDLVNYFLNLKPVAVSGIGSTIQWRDGRQVPDTVNLMFEYENGFSLTQELTLSNSFDGEYEVMHGTNSAVMLRGSQAWMYKEADAPLIGWEVYARKEAHYGKPGVVLAAGATTLGKGGKKLYQESAFTQTPIFYSLEAFAYNCHQVKTTVADLIDTFGEVDNETVVEFLKEQLAGTNSLLPAAGSVEGYQANVIALKANEAVNTRKRVEITAADLAI; via the coding sequence ATGCCAAAACAGGGCCTTGCGATTGAGAGGGGCTTTGGGATTATTCAGGAGCAGACTAACGCTGCCGCCGCGTGCGTGGGCAAGCTCATTTCCGCCAAGAAGAAAACCCAAAGCAAAATCCGCAAAGGCAAATGGGTGTCCGGCTGCCTCCCGACTTGCAATCAGCGGGAATTTCCCCACACTGATCGGCCTTTCATGAGTAAGCACAAACAGGATTTGAATCGGCGCAATTTTATTGCTGCCGGGAGTTCGTTGGCCGCCATGGCTGCGATGATGCAGGCATTTGAGGCGCGGGCGCAGGAAAGCGAAGGCAAGGATTCCGCGCGGCGCACAAATGATTCCACGCCGCCGATCAAGATGGGCCTCATCGGCTACGGTCCGCACGGGCGCGAAATCGCGCGCAACTTGGCGCAGCTTCCAAGCGCGCCGCTGGTTGCCGTTAGTGATCATTATGGCGCAATGTTGCGCCGCTCCAAACGTGAGCATCCGAAGGCGGAAAGCTACGCAAATTATCAGGATTTATTGGCGGATAAAAATGTGGAGGGCGTGATTATTGCCACCGCGCCGCACGAGCACAAAGCCATCGTGCTCGCCGCGCTCAAGGCGGGGAAGCATGTTTACTGCGAAGCGCCGCTGGGTCACACGCTGGCGGATGCCCGCGCCATCGCCAAGGCGGCGGCCGACAAGCCGCAGCAAAATTTCCAGGCCGGCCTGCAGTTTCGCAGCGAGCCACAGCGGCATTTTATGTTCCCCTTCATGCGCTCGGGCGCGCTTGGCCGGGCGGTGCAGGCGCGCACGCAATGGCACAAGAAAACCAGTTGGCGCCGCGTGTCGCCCAATGCCGCGCGCGAGAAGGCGATTAACTGGCGTCTGAACAAACAGATTTCGCCGGGGCTCGCTGGCGAAGTGGGAATGCATCAGGTAGATTTGGTTAATTATTTTCTCAACCTCAAACCCGTGGCCGTGAGTGGCATTGGCAGCACCATCCAATGGCGCGATGGTCGGCAAGTTCCTGATACGGTTAATCTAATGTTTGAATATGAAAATGGATTTTCACTGACGCAGGAGCTGACGCTTTCAAATTCCTTCGATGGCGAATACGAGGTGATGCACGGCACCAACAGCGCGGTGATGCTGCGCGGCTCGCAGGCGTGGATGTACAAAGAAGCTGACGCGCCGTTGATTGGCTGGGAGGTGTACGCGCGCAAAGAGGCGCACTACGGTAAGCCGGGCGTGGTGCTCGCGGCCGGAGCCACGACGCTGGGCAAGGGCGGTAAGAAACTTTATCAGGAATCGGCCTTCACGCAGACGCCAATTTTTTACAGCCTCGAGGCATTTGCTTATAATTGCCATCAGGTGAAAACTACCGTGGCCGATCTCATCGATACCTTTGGCGAGGTGGACAACGAGACGGTGGTGGAATTTTTGAAGGAACAACTCGCCGGCACCAACAGCCTGTTGCCCGCAGCGGGTTCCGTTGAAGGCTACCAAGCAAACGTGATCGCACTGAAAGCCAACGAAGCCGTGAACACCCGTAAGCGGGTGGAAATCACCGCCGCCGATTTAGCAATATAA
- a CDS encoding PAS domain-containing protein gives MATEKHSFFDRIVGRIDQLDADGLQTVVQRLARERDFLGTLFDTIEDGVVVLDAKAHISWHNQSAEHLLGLPLAETEGRAIVDYLPGLDWADLCNSAVSDSLTVTRHELELTYPIRRFLRVYTAALVGEGSSGLAVIVNDATEQQQQTFEVIESERVEALTLLAASVAHEIGNPLNALHIHLQLMEREVKKLKATDADDPDAQANFAAAVNKLDRFLDISKGEINRLDYIISQFLQAIRPTRPERQPVALNDIVMDTLTVMGPEIENRGVTLEENFATELPTAPLDAGQVQQALVNLVKNAIQAMTHGGTLSLTTLADAEGVWVHVADTGGGIAQEKINRIFQPYFTTKEKGTGLGLMIVQRIVREHGGRIELESHTGEGTTFRLWFPLTEQQPLRLTGGEEENHA, from the coding sequence ATGGCTACTGAAAAACACAGCTTTTTTGACCGAATCGTCGGGCGAATTGACCAACTTGATGCCGATGGTTTGCAAACGGTCGTTCAACGCTTGGCGCGTGAGCGGGATTTTTTGGGGACGCTCTTCGATACCATCGAGGATGGCGTGGTGGTGCTCGACGCGAAGGCGCATATTTCGTGGCACAATCAATCAGCCGAGCATTTGCTGGGCTTGCCGCTGGCGGAAACGGAGGGGCGCGCGATTGTCGATTATTTGCCGGGGCTCGATTGGGCGGATCTCTGCAACAGCGCGGTGAGTGACAGCCTGACCGTCACGCGGCACGAGCTGGAATTGACGTATCCCATCCGGCGTTTCCTGCGCGTGTACACCGCGGCATTGGTGGGCGAAGGCTCGAGCGGATTGGCGGTGATTGTGAATGACGCCACGGAGCAGCAACAGCAAACATTCGAGGTGATCGAAAGCGAACGCGTGGAGGCGCTCACGCTTTTGGCGGCCAGCGTGGCGCACGAGATTGGGAATCCCCTCAACGCGCTGCACATTCATTTGCAGTTGATGGAGCGCGAGGTAAAAAAACTGAAGGCCACGGACGCGGATGACCCCGATGCGCAGGCAAACTTTGCAGCGGCCGTTAACAAGCTCGATCGTTTCCTCGATATTTCAAAAGGCGAAATCAACCGGCTTGATTATATCATCAGCCAATTTTTACAGGCCATCCGCCCCACGCGTCCGGAGCGCCAGCCGGTGGCGCTCAATGACATCGTGATGGACACGCTCACGGTGATGGGCCCGGAAATTGAAAATCGCGGCGTGACGCTGGAAGAAAATTTCGCCACCGAACTACCGACCGCCCCGCTTGATGCCGGGCAGGTGCAACAGGCATTGGTGAACCTCGTCAAGAACGCCATCCAAGCGATGACCCACGGCGGCACGTTGTCGCTCACCACGCTGGCCGATGCCGAGGGCGTGTGGGTACACGTGGCTGACACCGGCGGCGGCATTGCGCAGGAAAAAATCAACCGCATTTTCCAGCCGTATTTTACCACTAAAGAAAAAGGCACCGGCCTTGGCCTGATGATCGTGCAACGGATCGTGCGCGAACACGGAGGCCGCATCGAACTCGAGAGCCACACTGGAGAAGGCACGACATTTCGTTTGTGGTTTCCGTTGACCGAACAACAACCGCTGCGGCTGACGGGCGGCGAAGAAGAAAACCATGCTTAA
- a CDS encoding DUF2062 domain-containing protein: protein MGHRQVSDGHIKPLHPWYTRLYRLGRLDYLKILRTHGAPAQVARGVGYGIFVELIFFPTLGLGFFLIYPLNKYLKGHLAASIAGFVFAKLFAFLTIAPSFILGSKILKLPDFGAKFMADDKLKPLGEVWVTVKQLFSSGELFQALAGWATGAAVFGVVLGAIGFFFTLIGLKKYQAHRKERREEVLREKEAA from the coding sequence GTGGGTCACCGGCAAGTGAGCGACGGCCATATCAAGCCGCTGCATCCATGGTACACCCGCCTCTATCGGCTGGGGCGTTTGGATTATTTGAAAATCCTTCGCACCCACGGCGCCCCCGCGCAGGTGGCCCGCGGCGTGGGTTACGGCATTTTTGTGGAGTTGATTTTTTTCCCCACGTTGGGTCTGGGTTTTTTTCTGATTTATCCGCTCAATAAATATCTCAAAGGCCACCTGGCCGCTTCCATCGCCGGCTTTGTGTTTGCAAAATTATTTGCGTTCCTGACCATTGCGCCCAGCTTCATCCTCGGCAGCAAAATACTCAAGCTACCGGATTTTGGCGCAAAATTTATGGCTGACGACAAGCTCAAGCCGTTGGGTGAAGTTTGGGTAACGGTGAAACAACTCTTCAGTTCCGGTGAGCTCTTCCAGGCCCTCGCCGGCTGGGCTACCGGCGCGGCGGTGTTTGGCGTAGTGCTCGGTGCCATCGGATTCTTCTTCACGTTAATTGGCCTTAAAAAATACCAAGCCCACCGTAAAGAACGCCGCGAAGAAGTGCTGCGCGAAAAAGAAGCTGCGTAG
- a CDS encoding ThuA domain-containing protein, whose amino-acid sequence MKYTFRFFVMAALGGLMLQSQPAQAAPKKILVITQSRGFTHGVVRRKGDELCVVEKTLAKIGDASGVFTTVNSQDAIKSITRENLKQYDGIFFYTTGVLLPAGDPREALMEFIKSGKAFVGTHSAGDTFHGKNGFTSYVKMINGSFAGHPWGSGSTNGFLNHEPNHPTVAMLGKSFMWKDEIYQYNNFDPNAVRVLFSLNMAKSKPQMPYHVPVCWVRSYGKGRVFFTNLGHNESTWKNESYQKHLVEGFKWALKITDGPSAPNPEVQAQQSINAFALFASQKLKLDQAELVKKMQAKVGDEKFITLLRENSWKSRGRDMKLIQEVLDALK is encoded by the coding sequence ATGAAATACACCTTCCGTTTTTTCGTGATGGCCGCTTTGGGCGGGTTGATGCTGCAATCCCAACCGGCGCAGGCCGCGCCAAAAAAGATTCTCGTGATCACTCAATCGCGCGGGTTCACTCACGGTGTAGTGCGGCGCAAGGGCGACGAACTTTGTGTGGTGGAAAAAACGCTCGCGAAGATTGGCGATGCGAGCGGCGTATTCACCACGGTGAATTCGCAGGACGCCATCAAGAGCATCACGCGCGAAAATCTCAAGCAGTACGATGGCATTTTCTTTTACACCACCGGCGTGCTGTTGCCCGCGGGCGATCCGCGCGAGGCGTTGATGGAATTCATCAAATCCGGCAAGGCCTTCGTAGGCACGCACAGCGCGGGCGACACTTTCCACGGCAAGAACGGTTTCACCAGTTACGTAAAAATGATTAACGGCAGTTTCGCCGGTCACCCGTGGGGCAGCGGCAGCACGAACGGATTTCTCAATCACGAGCCCAATCATCCCACCGTGGCCATGCTCGGCAAGTCGTTCATGTGGAAAGACGAAATTTATCAGTACAATAATTTCGACCCCAACGCCGTACGCGTGCTCTTCAGCCTGAACATGGCCAAAAGTAAACCGCAGATGCCCTATCACGTGCCCGTGTGCTGGGTGCGTAGCTACGGCAAGGGCCGCGTGTTCTTCACCAACCTCGGCCACAACGAATCCACGTGGAAAAACGAATCGTACCAAAAACATTTGGTGGAAGGCTTCAAGTGGGCGCTCAAAATCACCGACGGCCCTTCCGCGCCCAACCCCGAAGTGCAAGCCCAACAAAGTATCAACGCCTTCGCCCTCTTCGCCTCGCAAAAACTCAAGCTCGACCAAGCTGAGCTCGTGAAAAAAATGCAGGCCAAAGTCGGCGACGAAAAATTTATCACCCTCCTTCGCGAGAACAGCTGGAAAAGCCGCGGTCGCGACATGAAGCTCATCCAGGAAGTGCTGGATGCGCTGAAGTAG